The following is a genomic window from Hyphomicrobiales bacterium.
GAATGTTCCATTTACAGAAGGGGAACATTCGATCCGAGCGGTGTCGGCCGACGCAATCCTTGCCAGGAGATTGCAGGTGGTCGAGCGCACGGCGTGCATCTCCATCGCCCGCAGGACATGGCTGGAGGGGCAACTCATCACGTTTGTCCGGCTCATTTATCCCGGTGACCGCCACCGGTTCGTCGTGCGCTTTAAACCCTCAATGTCACCCGGCGCTTCCTAAGGTCGGAAGCCATGGCCACGAAGGCCGTGGAAACTCGAACATACACCACGGTAGCTTAAACCGTCTGTCCACAGCGCCGCCAGCAAGCCATCGTATGCCCCATCAGCGGGATGCGTTTCCAGGGCAGCGCCCCAAGCGCCTCAGCTAGTGTCCGCCAGTCTAGCGTTTTGCGTGGCCTCGTGTTGATCACCGCAGCCACCGCAGCGATCTCGGCGGGGCCGCGCAGGCTCAGGTCTATGCCTTTCAGAAAGTATTGCCGCAGGAGCCCATTGGTGTTTTCGTTTGTTCCGCACTGCCATGGACCCTGAGGATCGCAGAAGTAGACCCGCAGGCCGGCATCGATCTTGAGCCAGGCGTGCTCGGCCATCTCGGAGCCTCGATCCCAGGTCAGCCATCGTGCGGGTGATTGCCTCACGCACCGCCTGCGCGCCGTGCCCCGCGAGCGGCGGCCCATTCTTCACTCTTGGCGCCTCGCCATATCCGAGATGGCGAACACCGTATCGCGCGGTTGTACGAGCGGTCTCTCTTCAGAGGTCGTGCGACGCGGGAGCTGGCGACCTGAGGGCACAGCTCGACCACGAGGAGCGCCAACACAAGATGCGGGCGCATGGATCGAGGCCGGCTATAGCCGAAGGCCTTCTTCGGCAAGGAACAGCAGCTGCCAGGAGCTCCAGCTTACAGGATAGCGTGGGTTGTCCTCACGCTGCGCTCAGCCGCGGTTTGGTCGTGGCCCGCAACTCGCCGATCTCGATGCGGTCGAGGCTCTCAATCGGAGCGCCGAGAACACGGAAACCCGGGCCTTGAGATAGCGGAGGGGGGCCTCCTTGTCGATGTCCGCACCCTCGACAGTTGCGGGATCTTCGATCCCCCAATGCGCCGTCATGGGCTGACCCGGCCAGATTGGACAAGCCTCGCCAGCCGCACTGTCGCGTATGGTGAACACGAAATCCATGACTGGCGCACCGGGCTGGGGGAACTCCTCCGAGCTTTTCGAGCGGAAGCCTTCAATAGGATAGTCAAGAGCCTGCAACCCCTTTACGGCGAAGAGGTCGCAGGCTCTTCGGCTGGCTGCCGGCAGAGAAGGCCCGAAAGCGACCACCGCCATCCTTTTTTTGCAGGACGCTCTCAGCCAGAATAGAGCGCGCCGAATTGCGGGTGCGGAGGAACAACACATTGTAGACGCGGGCGGTGACACTAGCGGTGGGCCAGCCGGAGGAAGCAACGGAGGTTTTTGATATAGAAAGATCTCACATCAGGGATGAACGGTGCGGCTCAAACCGATCGGCCGTGCAGCGATCTGCAAGCCTCCGCATCGGAGCACCGATCTCGTTTGCGAGGTCGGTTTACAGGCCGCTCCGGCTCATTTCTCCGCCATTTGAATAAAGATCTCGTCACGGCCGAGGCTGAGTGTCATCCCGGCGCTTGCGCCGGTCAGGTGCATGATCACGCCAGCTTTGTTCTCAAGCCAAAGATCGCTCCCGCCCGACGTCTCCAGACCCACTTTGCCTGTGCCTTGCGCGTATGTGCCCTCGAACATCGCGACGTCATTGAGTTTGTAGACATCGCCGGCGACGACAAGTTTAGACGCACCGCCGGGGCCGATCACGCTGCCGATTAATCTGAACGGATATTTCTTTCCCTGAAACGTCAAGACCCCCTCTCCTCCGACGAAGCCTCCAACGAAGGCCTCGGTAAGGGTCACGGTGCCGGATGGCGACAGCCCAGCAACGCTCTTCGCGGTCGGGACATTTACTGGAACTGGCGAAGACACGCAGTTGGTAAGCGACAACAGTGCCGCTATTCCAAGAGGCATTGACCATGCGCGCATGCTCCTGCGACGAGCTTTAGCCATCATTCGTGGATCCTCGTGGGTAGCTCACTGCGCGGGGGCGAAGGGTAGCGAGATGGGAAGGGTTCACATAATTACATCGGAGCGGAAGCCGAGTCCATCAGACTTGACGTCGAACAAGATGGCGGTGGCGGAATGCTTCCGGGCCCTTCATGCTGATAACGGAATCCCCAGATGTTAAGCCACGGGCCGCGCGGCCAGCGGACGTTCCCGCGTGGAATGATAGCGCTGAGTAGGCGCCGTTACTTATCATTTCACGCCATTGGTACACGAACGCACAAAAATGAGACTATCACTTGTTTCGGGTGTACCCGGTGCAACACTGAGATGTTCGCACGCAGCGGACGTTCCTCGCTGGCGTGCCTCCACCTGCTGCAGTTATCGCATGTATTCAGGTTTCGAGCACCGAGCCGGAACTGGAGAGTCGGGGTTCGGGTGTGCCCACAAAACGACCCACACGAACGAAGCGCTCTCAATCCACGTGCCATGACTGTTCCTGATCGACATCAAAAAAATCCATTTTACGCCAGAAAAAGCGTTTCGGAGCATTGACCCATAGTCGCCATTCCTGTCATTGCCAGCTATGTCCTGCAGGGGGTATTACGGGTAACAACCGGGCAGAAGCTCGATGCCGCCGATCAGGTGGTCCTCGCGTCCCCGATCACCGGTGGCGGGCAGTTCCGGATCGTCGAGAACGTGAAGGGCGAGGCTCGCCTCGGCGCAATGGTCGAGGCGAGCGCTGATCGCGCAAACTAAAGTGGCCTCTCAGGCCGGACAACTATCTCTCCTCGCGCGTAATGGCTTCTCCCTCCGCTGGTCGAATTTCGGGGTCATCCAGGCCGAAAGCGCCGGCTGGCTGCGTGAATTCTTAAAGACCAACGACGGTCGTGCTAAAACACCGCCGCGCGCCTGGCCGCTCGTCAGCCCGGTGCAGGCCGTC
Proteins encoded in this region:
- a CDS encoding hypothetical protein (Evidence 5 : Unknown function); the protein is MAEHAWLKIDAGLRVYFCDPQGPWQCGTNENTNGLLRQYFLKGIDLSLRGPAEIAAVAAVINTRPRKTLDWRTLAEALGALPWKRIPLMGHTMACWRRCGQTV
- a CDS encoding putative Protein-tyrosine-phosphatase (Evidence 3 : Putative function from multiple computational evidences; Product type e : enzyme), with amino-acid sequence MLPPAGPPLVSPPASTMCCSSAPAIRRALFWLRASCKKRMAVVAFGPSLPAASRRACDLFAVKGLQALDYPIEGFRSKSSEEFPQPGAPVMDFVFTIRDSAAGEACPIWPGQPMTAHWGIEDPATVEGADIDKEAPLRYLKARVSVFSALRLRASTASRSASCGPRPNRG
- a CDS encoding putative Protein-tyrosine-phosphatase (Evidence 3 : Putative function from multiple computational evidences; Product type e : enzyme), which gives rise to MLFLRTRNSARSILAESVLQKKDGGGRFRAFSAGSQPKSLRPLRRKGVAGS
- a CDS encoding conserved exported hypothetical protein (Evidence 4 : Unknown function but conserved in other organisms) yields the protein MMAKARRRSMRAWSMPLGIAALLSLTNCVSSPVPVNVPTAKSVAGLSPSGTVTLTEAFVGGFVGGEGVLTFQGKKYPFRLIGSVIGPGGASKLVVAGDVYKLNDVAMFEGTYAQGTGKVGLETSGGSDLWLENKAGVIMHLTGASAGMTLSLGRDEIFIQMAEK
- a CDS encoding hypothetical protein (Evidence 5 : Unknown function), coding for MPDGDSPATLFAVGTFTGTGEDTQLVSDNSAAIPRGIDHARMLLRRALAIIRGSSWVAHCAGAKGSEMGRVHIITSERKPSPSDLTSNKMAVAECFRALHADNGIPRC